The DNA region AGCCCCCAAGGCTGTCCCCGCCCTGTCCCCGTTGTTGTCATTTTTGGGGCCGGTCCGGGCCGGGATAAagcgcggccgccccgcgccgcccgcgccgcctcTCGATGCTCGCCCGCGTGGCCACCGAGCCCGGAGCGCTGCGGGGGtggccccgcgccgccgccgcgccgcgccgcgggctctgcggggccgccgccgccgccgccgcgcccccggccgtgcccgcggCTCCCCGGCCCTTCGGGCAGGTGCCGGGCGAGCGGCGGCCGGGCTGGCTCAACCTGCTCCGCCTGTGGCGGGAGGGCGGCCTCAGCAACCTGCACCTCATCATGGCCCGCCAGTTCCGCCGCTTCGGGCCCATCTACAGGTCAGGGGGCCCGGCCCTCCCgcgtccccagccctgtcccagacCCGtcacctgccctgtcccctcccctatcccctcccgtgtcccctgtCTGTGTGCCTTGTGTcccctcccgtgtcccctccAGTGTCCCTTgcctgtgtgctgtgtcccctctcgtgtccccagtcctgtcccctcccctgccccctgCCCCCTCCAGTGTCCCCTGTCTGTATcccctcccgtgtcccctcccctgtccccagccctgtcccctgccctgtcccctctcctgtccaCTCCAGTATCCCCAGTCCTgtctcctgccctctccccGGTccggctggggaggggacagcggtGAGGgcggggctgctggaggagcccggcccggcttggggacaccggggggtggggggacaagaggggaggggacaggggggcgGGAGGGGACAGGGTTTGTGCCCTCTGAGGGGACAGCGACCACcgggggacaggaggggacagagcctgTGCTCTGGAAGGGGACAGGGACTGAGGGGTgtgaggggacaggggctgtatgacaggaggggacagcggcTGTGGgtcaggaggggacaggggctgtgttctgggaggggacagggactgaggggtgtgaggggacaggggctgtatgacaggaggggacagcggcTGTGGgtcaggaggggacaggggctgtgttctgggagggggcagggacagcaggggacaggaggggacaggggctgtgtgacaggaggggacaggggctgtgggtcAGGGGGACAGAGTCGTGCCCTGGGCGGAGCAGGGCCCGTGGGCGATGCAGGATTTTGGGGTCCCGGGATTTTGGGGTCCCGCTGCCCCGATATCCCCAGGGCCAGGATGCAGGAGGGGAGCGGGGCTCGGTCCCTGCGCCCCGATCCCGCAGCAGCCTCGGggacaggacagccccaggctggggggGCTGAGGTGGGGATCCATGGGCGGGGGGGAGCTGGTGTGGGGCTCCCTGCCCTGTCTAATTTTGGGATCCCTGCCCTGTCTGATTTTGGGGTCCCTGCCCTGTCTAATTTTGGGATCCCTGCCCTGTCTGATTTTGGGGTCCCTGCAGTGTCTGATTTTGGGGCTCCCTGCATTGTCTGATTTTGGGGTCCCTGCAGTGTCTGATTTGGGGTCCCTGCAGTGTCTGATTTTGGGGTCCCTCCAGGGAGAAGTTGGGCGTCTATGACAGCGTGAACATCATCAGCCCCGGGGACGCGGCCGCGCTGTTCAGGGCCGAGGGGGCCCTGCCCGAGCGCTTCAGCGTCCCCCCGTGGGTGGCGTACAGAGACCTCCGCAACAAACCCTACGGGGTGCTGCTCAAGTGAGTGtgaccccaaaacccaaaccctacGGGGTGCTGCTCAAGTGAGTGTGACCCCAAACCTGGAAGTCAGGACCCCAAACCCAGTGAGTGgggaccccaaacccaaacctggGCTGCTCAATGGAGTGGGGACCCCAAACTCACGCTCCTGTTACCCCTCAAGTGAGTTGGCACCCCAGACCCGCTCTCCTGTCACCCCCCAAGTCACTGAGGACCCCAGACCCGCTCTCCTGTCACCCCCAAGTGAATGAGGACCCCAGAACCGCTCTCCTGTCACCCCCCAAGTCACTTAGGACCCCAGACCCGCTCTCCTGTCACCCCCAAGTGAATGACGCCCCCAGACCCTGAGGGCGCTGCGGTGCCGGTGCCACggccgtgtccccgtgtccccaggtcGGGCGAGGCGTGGCGCTCAGAGCGGCTGCTGCTCAACAAGGAGGCGCTGGCCCCGGAGCTGGTGCCCGGCTTTGTGCCCCTGCTCAGCGCCGTGGGCCAGGACTTCGTGCGGCGGGCGCAGGCACAggcgcggcacagcggggcCTGGACGGGCGACTTCAGCCACGAGCTGTTCCGCTTTGCCCTCGAGTGTGAGTGCGGGGGGTCCTTAACCTCAAAAACCCCTGAAACCGCCCCAAAAACCCCtgaaaccaccccaaaacccagtCCCGCCCTCGAGTGTGAGTGCGGAGGGTCCTTAACCCCAAAAACCCCtgaaacccccccaaaaatccagccctgcccctggggATCGGCCAAACAGCTGCTCCCCAAAGCACAGGGAAGAGCCCAGAGGGATGTCCCCTCCCATGGTGGGATGTCCCCTCCCATGGTGGGATGTCCCCTTTCCTGTGGGATGTCCCCCCCAGACGAGCCCAGAACACCCTGACACCGGTGACAATCCCCTTTTGTCATTTACTGGCCACCAGCAGTCACTGTCACCGTCCCCTTGGCGTGTGCCACATGTGTGGGGAGGTtcatggggacagggacaggtccCCGGTGGTCACTGGGAGCACCTAGGGCTGGTCCCTGTCGccatggggatggggacagggacatgtgGCCTTCACTGTCCTGTCCCCAGCCGTGTGCCACGTGCTGTACGGGCAGGGACAGCGGTGACACTGTCGCTGTCCCCAGCCGTGTGCCACGTGCTGTACGGGCAGGGACAGCGGTGACACTGTCGCTGTCCCCAGCCGTGTGCCACGTGCTGtacaggcagggacagcagtgacactgtCGCTGTCCCTGtcgctgtccccagctgtgtgcCACGTGCTGTACGGGACGcgcctggggctgctgcaggacttTGTGCAGCCCGAGGCGCAGCGCTTCATCGAGGCCGTGTCGCGCATGTTCCACACCACGGCGCCGCTGCTGCACCTGCCGCCCGCGCTGCTGCGCCGCAGCCACGGCCGCACCTGGCGGGAGCACGTGCAGGCCTGGGACGTCATCTTCGGGCAGGGTCAGTGCCACCGTCATTGTCATTGTCACTGTCACCGtcagtgtcactgtcactgtcatcTTCGGGCAGGGTCAGTGCCACCGTCATTGTCATTGTCACTGTCACCGtcagtgtcactgtcactgtcatcTTTGGGCAGGGTCAGTGCCACCGCCACTGTCACCGTCACTGTCACCTGtcagtgtcactgtcactgtcattgtcactgtcactgtcacatactacctgtcactgtcacctgaCACCTGTCATACTGCCACCTGTCATATTGTAACCCTGCCATCTTCTGCCAGGGTCAGTGCCCTCTGTCACCCTGTAACCTTGTCACCCTGACACCCTATCACGCTGTCACCCTGCTGCCCTGTCACTCTGCCCCCCTGACACATGCCACCCTGACAGGGTCAGTGCCACTCCCGTCACCCTGACACCCCGACACCTGATAGGGTGTCCCCTCATGTGTGTCCCCCCCCACCCTCCCGGCagtgtccccggtgtccctgctttcccccatgtcccctgctgtccccggtgtccccgatgtccccagtgtcccctgctgtcccctgctgtccccaatgtccccgGTGTCCGCAatgtcccccagtgtcccctgctgtccccggtgtccctgctgtccctagtgtccctgctgtccccgaTGTCCCCGTGTCCTCTGCTttccccggtgtcccctcatgtccccagtgtccccggtgtcccctcatgtccccgatgtccccgtgtccccccagcGGACCGGTGCATCCAGAGCACGTGCCGGGAGCTGCGGCGCGGGGGCGCGCGGGGGCCCCGGGGCATCCTCGGGAACCTCGTGGAGAGACAgcggctgcccctggagcacaTCCGGGCCAGCGTCACCGAGATGATGGCGGGCGGCGTCGACACGGTacggggacagggatggggatacggggacatggggacatggtgacacaggaacacggggacagggacagcggggacacggggacacggtACGGGACAGCGTCACTGAGATGATGGCGGGCGGCGTCGACACGGtacggggacacggggacagggacagggacagggacatggggacatggggacacggggacagggacagagacagggggacatgggaacacggtacgggacagggacactgggacatggggacacagggacacggtaCAGGACAGGGATAGGAACAGGAACAGGGGGACAtgaggacagggacacggggacagcggggacagtggggacacgGTACGGGACAGAGACAAGGCCACGGGGCCACGGGGCCACGGtatgggacagggacacagggacagcggggacacggggatggggacagggacagggacggggatggggacagggggggacaTGGTGTGgggggaacagggacagggaatgggacagggagTGACAAGGTCCTGGGTGGGACAGCACCAATCCGTGTATGGAGCTGGTCCTGGCAGCCCTGACCCGGTCCTGGCAGTTCTGAGCAGGTtctggcagctctgagcaggtcCTGACAGCCCTGAACAGGTTCTGGCAGTTCTGaacaggtcctggcagctctgagcaggtcctggcagcGCTGAACTGAACAgggacaggtcctggcagctccgagcaggtcctggcagaactgagctgagcagggacaggtcctggcagctctgagcaggtcctggcagcgctgagctgggcagggacaggtcctggcagctctgagcaggtcctggcagcgctgagctgagcagggacaggtccTAGCAGTTCTGAGCAGGTtctggcagctctgagcaggtcCTGACAGCCCTGAACAGGTTCTGGCAGTTCTGaacaggtcctggcagctctgagcaggtcctgacagccctgagctgagcagggacaggtccTGGCAGTTCTGaacaggtcctggcagctctgagcaggtcctggcagcgctgagctgggcagggacaggtcctggcagccGTGTGGGTGTCGCTGTCCCCGCAGACCTCCATGACCCTGCAGtgggccctgctggagctggcgCGGGCCCCGCGCGTGCAGGAGCAGCTGCGGGCCGAGGTCCTGGCAGCCAAGAGGGAGGCGGGCGGCGACAGGGAGAGGATGCTGAGAGGGACGCGGCTGCTGCGGGCCGCCATCAAGGAGACGCTGAggtgagggaagggagggaggggaggggaggggaggggagggtcCCGGAGAGGGGACGCGGTGCCAGCCCCAGAGGGGACgcggtgccagccccagggggaCGCGGTGCCCgccccggtgtccccgcgggGCGCAgcgctgtccccagagccccgcGGGTGGCACGTGTCGGTGTCGTGCGGTGTCGCGCAGGCTGCACCCGGTGGCCGTGACCCTGCAGAGGTACACCGCGCACGAGGTGATCCTGCAGGGCTACCGCATCCCGCCGGGGGTGAgccacggggacagggacagggacaggggacaggggacagagacagggggaggggacagggggagggacagggggagcggggacagggacacgggacaagggacagggggaaagggaagagggacaggggacaggggacggGGGAGCGGGGAAAGGGAacaggggagagaggagaggggggacagggacaggggggatatgggagaggggagaggggacaagggagggacacaggggagaggggacacgggacagggaacaggggacggggggacagggggacacaaGGACAGGGGGACATGAGAATGGGGGACATGGGGATATGAGGTACAGGAACACAGAGagatggggctgtggggacagggggacacaggacacGGGGATGTGGGGACATGGAGATAGGGGGACATGGGAgtgcagggacatggggacatgagGACATGGTGACACGAGGACACAATgacacagtgacagtgacacagggacacagtgacacagtAACACGGTGACacggtgacagtgacacagtgaaagtgacacagggacagagacaaggtgacagtgacacagggaCAAGGGGACACAAGGACACTGTTAcatggtgacagtgacacagtgacCCGGTGGCAGTGCCCCGGTGGCAGTGCCCGGTGGCAGCCccggtgacagtgacacagtgacacagtgacacagtgacacagtgacacagtgacacagtgacagcCCCGGTGACCGCCCCGCCCGCAGACGCTGGTGCAGGTGGCGCTGTTCGCCATGGGCCGCGACCCCGCCGTGTTCGCCGAGCCCGAGCGGTTCCGGCCGCAGCGCTGGCTCTGCGCGGGCCCGCGGCCCTTCCTGGGGCTCGGCTTCGGCTTCGGGCCGCGCCAGTGCCTGGGCCGCCGCATCGCCGAGCTGGAGATGCAGCTCTTCCTCATGCACGTGCGTGTCCCCCGAaccccggcccggctcggcccgcgggcgctcccggcccggcccggctcggtTCGGCCCCGGCCCCACGCGCCGCGTCCGCTCCCCGCAGGTCCTGGAGAACTTCAAGGTGGAGACGGAGCGGGGAGCGGAGATCGGCACCAAGTTCGACCTGATCCTGGTCCCGGACCGGCCCATCCAGCTGACCCTGCGGCCGCTCGAGGGCGCCGAGTGACCCCGGGACCTCCCCGCGGCTCCGGGCGGCCCCGGGGACAGCGGagacagcggggacagcggggacagcggggacagcggggacgcTCCCGGGGACGCTCCTCGGGGCTGGTCCCTGCCCCGGCTCGAGGCTGCGGAGAGCGGGAGGGGGGCGGGGGGTCCCTGCCGCTCccggggggtccccggggtccccccgcgctgccccgaCCCCCGAACGCTCCGCTCGGGCCCCGCTGTGCCGCTGCTCACGGAAAAGCTCCTCTGTGCCAGCGCTGCGCGTCTCCGTCTCTGCGGGCTCGGGCGGGGGGAACGGGGCTGGGCCGGAGCTTGTGGGGCACGGGGGGGTTATGGGGGGTGACACAGCCCCCCTCGCTGGGGCgggcaggggacactggggacaccgggggtcACCCCCTGTCCCCCAGGTCAGGCCGTGCCCCCGCTCCAGCAGGCGcgtccccagctcctgcagctgcgACAGAGCCTGAAAGGCGCTGGGTGACCCCGAAACGCGCTGGGTGACAAAAAAACGTCCCTGTCACCTGcccagggtggctgcagggacacccctgtcccctccaggctggcagtgtcccctgtccctgcccatgcccaCTCACACCCAGCGCGTCcagcccagcgctgcctctgccGCAGCCgtgccgggcggggccgggcggggccgggcggggccgggcggggccgggcggggccgggcggggccgtAGGTGCCGTTCTCGGCCCCGGGCCGGTGgcgcagggacagcagggacagcagggacagcagggacagcagggacagcagggccccGCCACCCCCTGCAGCGCCCGGCGGGGGCTGCCAATGCCCCGGGCACAGCGGGAGCCGGGCGCTGCCGGACGGGCAGGGACGGCCCCGGGCTCGGGGATGGGCTCGGGGTGGGGCCGGACACAGCACGGGGGAGCGGAGAGGGGACCAGGCTGTCCCTTGTTCCTGTCAGCGTCTGtcctccatccatcatccatcatccatggATCCActatccctccatccatccatccattcctccatccatccacccttccttctgtccttccaaaccttctcctctccttccccttccccttcttcctctctcttttcccctttttcccaaTTATTCCCTTGCGGGACTCTCCAGGGATGTGGGGTTGAACCCGGGAGTTGCTCCCAAACTCGGAGCTTTTGGGGCTTTCCAGCTCTTTAACAGAGGAATGGGGTGGAAAACAGCAGAGGGAGGAACATTCCCAGTGGATTATCCTGGATTTTTTTGGCCTGTTTGTGGCTGGAGATGccgggaggggggaaggaatTCCTGAGGAACTTCCCTGGATCACCGCGGGAAGGATCCTGGCAGCCGCAGGACCTTGGCCCGAGGCAGCCACGTGCCTGTGGCTCCGCtggccccatcccagccccggGAATGGCCTCGGGAATGGCCTCGGGAATGGCCTCGGGTGACAGCCCcggggaccctggggacagggaaagggaggcaggagcagcaagaGGCTCCGATCCTTCCTGCACATCTGCCGGGAATGGCGAAATCCAGGAATTGCTTCATTCCCGAGATAAACTCCGGCCAtgccctggctgtcccctcccagagCGGCCCTGGGGACATCGCTgtcccccgcgtgtccccgTGTCACTCACGGGCTCCCGGGGGTTCCATTGCTTTCCTGGGAACTGCCAGGGTAAAACGGGGAGGACGGAGCAGGAAACCATTCCCAGGAGGGATCCAAGCTCTGGATGTTCCCGTGCCTCTGGAATGGCTCCTGGCCGGCCAGGACAATGCCCATGGCATCCGGGGCTGGCAGCGACATCCCGGCCTGGCACAGCCGGCAGGGGACACCCGGGGAccggcagggacagggacagggtgtCCCATTCCCCATCCCGGctgtcccattcccattcccaaccCCACTCTGTCTCATTCCTATTCCTGCCATGTCCCATTCCAATCCTGCCTGTCCCATGCCCGATCCCGGCTGTCCCATTCCAATCCAGCCATGTCCCATTCCCGATCCTGCTCTGTCCCATTCCCGCTGTGTCCCGTTCGTGATCCCACCATCTCCCATTCCCCATCCAGCAGtgtcccattcccattcccattcccattcccattcccattcccattcccattcctacTCCCACTCCCACTCCCACTCCCATTCCAGGTGATCCCAAAATCCACACGGATGAATTCCCGAGGATCCCAAAATCCACAGAGATAAATGcctggggcagccaggggaTCCCAAAATCCACGTGAGGGAATTCCAGATGATCCCCAAATCCACAGAGATAAATTCCAGGGGCACCCAGGTGATCCTAAAATCCATACAAGCGAATTCCCGGGACCCCAAAATTCACACGGGGCAGTTCCAGGGCTGATTCCAAAATCCACATGGGAGAATTCCACGGGATCCCCAAATCCACACAGATGAATTCCTGGGGCACAGAGGTGATCCCAATATCCAAACAAGGGAATTCCAGGTGATCCCAAAATCCACATGGATGAATTCCAGGGGCTCCCAGCGGACCCCAACCCCTCCGGATCCCAGCCCggtttgggggttgttttccGGTGGTTTTCAGGAATTTCCAGACGTTTCCcgctccctcctttccctggaaCCCGCGCGCCGCCGCTTCCCGCGGGAGGCCGGGATGAGAGGCCGGGAATGCGCGCGCGGAGCTTTGAAATCCCggtttttaatgtttatttctcttttcccctgaTCCTTCCCAGCCTCTGAAGCTCCCGCCGCCTTCGCGTCCTTTCATCCGCTCCCGCTCCTTCCCTGTTGACTCATTCCAAAGGGTTTTCCccaatatttatttaacaaatcGCTCCGCGGGATTTGGGGGGTTCCGGCAGCTGGGATCAATCCTGCTCCAAGCGGGATGGGAAATCAACCCCAAAGCCGAGCCGGGAGGCCCCAAAACGCCCCAAAACGGGGAGGTTTGGGAATATTTTAgggatggggggggggggagaatCAACCCTTTCCaccttttttcctcatttccccccattttcctgcattttttctggattttcccCACTTTTCCTCCAATTTTTGCCACGTTTTCTCCACATTCCCCCCCATTTTGACCCAGAttccaccccccccccccccattttttcctggtttcttcccattttccccaatttttcccCATGTTTTTTCCCACAGTTCTCCCCctcccattttccctttccccctctctttttcccacatttccccctccccattccccccccccatttttccacattttctccctatttttccaggatttttccaaaattttccccccattttctcCACATTTTCCTCCTATTTATCCAGgatttcccccccccccccacctcccccccATTTTTCCACAGTTCCTCCCCatttttccaggattttcccAAAATTTCCCCCTCATTTTCTCCCTCATTTCCCCCGTCCCAACCCTCATCCCAAGGGAATATCTGAGCTCCGTGGGCAAATGAAGAcatcccaaattccccaggGCCTCGGGAGCTTTtgtgagggagagaaaaaagggaaaaatggaattttcccCCTCTCTGATCCCCTTTAATCCGCATTTTCTCCCCCCTTTTCTCCTCGGATGTGTAAATCCCAGCTTATCCCATCTTCCCAACAATTAGGGAATTAGGCTCGACACTCATCCATGGATTTATCCAGCTCATCCATGAAATCCAAGCCGTGTTTGTGGGGCGGGAGGAAATCCTGGGATGCCGCCAGGGGCTGGAATCCCTGGAATGAGTTGTCCCATCCCAGGCGGGGATGGGGGAGGAATGGGGGAAGAAATGTGGGAAAAACTGGGGGGAAAAGGCGGGGAAAAATCGGGAAAAATGGGGGGGAAATCTGGGAAAATAGGAGGAAAACGTGGGGAGAATCCAGGAAAAAATAGGGGGGGAAATCCTGGAAAATGTGGGGaaaatttgagaaaataaagagaaaatgggAGGAATTcggggaaaaatgggaaaaacgGAAAAAAAGTATGGGAAAATGAGGGAGGGAAaatggggagaagggagaggggaattGGGGGGGATGGGGGGGAAACGGGGAGGAAATGCGGAAAAATGTGGGGAAAATGAGGAGGGAGAAATGGGtgggaaatcagggaaaaataggggaaaatgggggaaaatgggggaaaatgggggaaaaatgggggagaaaatgagggaaaatggggggaaatggaaaaatgggaGGAATGTgggaaaatgtgggaaaatATGGAGGAAATGGGGAGGAATGGGGGGAAAATGTTGCAAAAATGGGTGGAAAATGTGGGGAAcagggaaaatggggaaaatggggggaaatggggaaagaaatgagtggggaaatgaaaaaatgggggaggaaagagggggaaatggggaaaatagggaaaaatagGGGAAATGGGGGAAAGAGGGGGAATGGGGAAGAAATAAGGGAGGAATGAGGGGAAATGGGGAATAAATGGGTGGAAAATATGGGGAAATgggagaaatggggaaaaatgggggaaatggggaaaaagcagggaaattAGGGGGGAGATGGGAAAAtgaggggggaaatggggggaaatggagGGAAAttggggaaaggggggaaagggggtaAAAGGCGGAGGAACTGAGGGAGAAATGgggggaaatgtgggaaaatcctggaaaaacGTGTGAAAACACTAAAAAACGTGGGTGAAACTCTGTTTTTCCTTGTCTACCCCTAAAATCCCGGCGTTTTCCCTCGGAACCCGCGATTCCCCGGGGGAAAATAAGGAATTTTCCTGGCGGTTTGTGGCCTCACCCACGGCGTTATCTGAGGGAACCCCGGGGTCACCGCGCTTATCCCGGCTGCAGGCGGGAGTTAATTGGCTCGGGGTTAATTGGGAGCTcgggaggagctggaggctgctgaTAGCGCCGGTCTGTGGGATCTGAGAGCCTCTGGAATTCGCCGGGAAGAGCCGCCCCAGCCCGGCTGCGCTCCCGAGATAAGGCCCGGGAAGCGCCCGAGCCTCTGAGAGCCGCTGCTGCGGCGCTTTCCTCAAAGAGAGGCGGGAAAAtgaaagggaagaggggaaaaaatgaaagggaagcagaaaaagtgaaaggaaaggaggaaaaaaaggggggaaaagcaaagaaaaaaagggggaaaaagcaaaggaaaaaaaaggaaaaaagaaaaaaaggaaaaaagaaaaaaagggaaaggaaagggaagaaaaggaaaaagagaaagcaaagggaaaggaaaaaaggaaaaaagaaagaaaaaagtgaaaggagaaaagaaaaaagagaaaacagggaaaaataggaaataaaaaagaggaaggaagaaaaaataaaaggaaaaaaggggggaaaaggaaaggagcaAAGAAggtaaggaggaaaaaaggaaagaaaaagggaaaggagaaaaaagaggtaaaaaagaaagaaaagagaggagaaaataaaaggaaagagaaaaaaaggagggaaaaaaggagagaaaaatgaggaaagaaaaaaaaggaaaggagaaaaaaagaaaaaaggaaaagaaaaaagaaaaatgaggaaagaagagaaaacaaaaggaataaaaaaaaaaggaaagaaggaaaaaagaaaggagtggggaaataaaggaaaagccTTTATCCTCATCTGCATTTTTGGATAAACCAGGGGAAACACATCCCCAAAAATGtctcccaaaaatcccaaaaatatcccaaaaaatccccaaaatatcccccagcccccccagtGCCGGGGGGAGATGGGGCAGCCGAGCAAGGGGAGGATtatcccaaaatcccccaaatccacACCGGGCACCCGAACTGGAtcctctcccccctccccgggcTCCTCTGAGACCGGGAAAAATGAGAATTCCCAAAATCGGGAGGGAGGAGCCCCTGCGGGCTGGCCCGGAGCGGGACACTCATTCCAGagggggaaaagtg from Prinia subflava isolate CZ2003 ecotype Zambia chromosome 15, Cam_Psub_1.2, whole genome shotgun sequence includes:
- the LOC134558693 gene encoding cholesterol side-chain cleavage enzyme, mitochondrial-like; translation: MLARVATEPGALRGWPRAAAAPRRGLCGAAAAAAAPPAVPAAPRPFGQVPGERRPGWLNLLRLWREGGLSNLHLIMARQFRRFGPIYREKLGVYDSVNIISPGDAAALFRAEGALPERFSVPPWVAYRDLRNKPYGVLLKSGEAWRSERLLLNKEALAPELVPGFVPLLSAVGQDFVRRAQAQARHSGAWTGDFSHELFRFALESVCHVLYGTRLGLLQDFVQPEAQRFIEAVSRMFHTTAPLLHLPPALLRRSHGRTWREHVQAWDVIFGQADRCIQSTCRELRRGGARGPRGILGNLVERQRLPLEHIRASVTEMMAGGVDTTSMTLQWALLELARAPRVQEQLRAEVLAAKREAGGDRERMLRGTRLLRAAIKETLRLHPVAVTLQRYTAHEVILQGYRIPPGTLVQVALFAMGRDPAVFAEPERFRPQRWLCAGPRPFLGLGFGFGPRQCLGRRIAELEMQLFLMHVLENFKVETERGAEIGTKFDLILVPDRPIQLTLRPLEGAE